A genome region from Nocardia sp. NBC_01730 includes the following:
- the ilvD gene encoding dihydroxy-acid dehydratase — MANDPNAPDIKPRSRDVTDGLEKTAARGMLRAVGMGDEDWDKAQIGVASSWNEITPCNLSLDRLARACKDGVFAGGGYPMQFGTISVSDGISMGHEGMHFSLVSREVIADSVETVMQAERLDGSVLLAGCDKSLPGMLMAAARLNLASVFLYAGSILPGIAKLSDGSEREVTIIDAFEAVGACSRGLMSREDVDAIERAICPGEGACGGMYTANTMASAAEAIGMSLPGSSAPPATDRRRDGYARRSGEAVVELIRRGITTSDILTMEAFENAIAVVMAFGGSTNAVLHLLAIAHEANVELTLNDFARVGRRVPHLADVKPFGRHVMTDVDRIGGVPVMMKALLDAGLLHGDCLTVTGRTVAENLADIAPPDPDGKVIRAMASPIHPTGGITILAGSLAPGGAVVKSAGFDSDVFVGTARVFDRERSAMDALEDGTISAGDVVVIRYEGPKGGPGMREMLAITAAIKGAGLGKDVLLLTDGRFSGGTTGLCVGHVAPEAVDGGPIAFVRDGDQIRLDVGAGTLDLLVDAGELAHRRNGWEPLPTRYTRGVLAKYSKLVGSASHGAVCD; from the coding sequence GTGGCCAATGATCCGAACGCCCCCGACATCAAGCCCCGAAGCCGTGACGTCACCGACGGCTTGGAGAAGACCGCCGCCCGCGGGATGCTGCGGGCGGTCGGCATGGGGGACGAGGATTGGGACAAGGCTCAGATCGGGGTGGCCTCCTCCTGGAATGAGATCACCCCGTGCAACCTCTCACTCGACCGGCTCGCCAGGGCCTGCAAAGACGGCGTGTTCGCGGGCGGCGGCTATCCCATGCAGTTCGGCACCATCTCGGTCTCTGACGGCATCTCCATGGGCCATGAAGGGATGCACTTCTCCCTGGTCTCGCGTGAGGTGATCGCCGACAGTGTCGAGACGGTGATGCAGGCGGAGCGTCTCGACGGCTCGGTGCTACTCGCGGGCTGCGACAAATCGCTGCCCGGGATGCTGATGGCGGCGGCCCGGCTGAACCTGGCGAGCGTGTTCCTGTACGCCGGTTCCATCCTGCCCGGGATCGCGAAGCTGTCCGATGGCAGCGAGCGCGAGGTGACCATCATCGACGCGTTCGAGGCGGTCGGCGCCTGCTCACGCGGGCTGATGAGCCGCGAGGACGTGGACGCCATCGAACGGGCCATCTGTCCCGGCGAAGGCGCCTGCGGCGGGATGTACACCGCCAACACCATGGCCAGCGCGGCCGAGGCTATCGGCATGTCGCTGCCAGGCAGTTCGGCGCCCCCCGCGACCGACCGCCGCCGCGACGGCTACGCCAGGCGAAGCGGCGAGGCCGTGGTGGAGTTGATCCGGCGCGGGATCACGACGTCGGACATTCTCACCATGGAGGCCTTCGAGAATGCCATCGCGGTCGTGATGGCATTCGGCGGCTCCACCAACGCTGTTCTGCACCTGCTGGCGATCGCGCACGAGGCGAATGTCGAACTGACGCTGAACGACTTCGCCCGTGTCGGTCGCCGAGTGCCGCACCTCGCCGATGTCAAACCCTTCGGCCGACACGTGATGACAGACGTGGATCGGATCGGCGGCGTGCCGGTGATGATGAAGGCGCTCCTCGATGCCGGGCTCTTGCACGGCGACTGTCTGACCGTGACAGGCCGGACGGTGGCGGAGAACCTGGCCGACATCGCCCCTCCGGATCCCGACGGCAAGGTGATTCGGGCCATGGCTTCGCCGATCCACCCGACCGGCGGCATCACCATTCTCGCCGGGTCGCTCGCGCCCGGCGGCGCCGTCGTCAAGTCGGCAGGTTTCGACTCCGACGTGTTCGTCGGCACGGCACGGGTTTTCGACCGCGAGCGGTCGGCGATGGACGCTCTCGAGGACGGCACCATCTCGGCGGGGGACGTGGTGGTCATCCGATACGAGGGACCGAAGGGCGGTCCGGGGATGCGCGAGATGCTCGCGATCACCGCGGCCATCAAGGGTGCCGGATTAGGCAAGGACGTGCTGCTGCTCACCGACGGCCGGTTCTCCGGTGGCACCACGGGATTGTGCGTCGGGCACGTCGCGCCGGAGGCGGTCGATGGTGGTCCGATCGCGTTCGTGCGCGACGGCGACCAGATCCGGCTCGATGTCGGCGCGGGCACCCTCGACCTGCTGGTCGACGCTGGGGAACTCGCGCACCGCCGAAACGGCTGGGAACCGTTGCCGACCCGCTACACCCGCGGGGTGCTCGCCAAGTATTCGAAGCTGGTGGGCTCGGCGTCGCACGGCGCCGTCTGCGACTGA
- a CDS encoding LLM class flavin-dependent oxidoreductase: MQFGIFTVGDVTTDPTTGRTPSEHERITAMVTIARKAEEVGLDVFATGEHHNPPFVPSSPTTMLGYIAARTERLQLSTATTLITTNDPVKIAEDFAMLQHLAEGRVDLMLGRGNTGPVYPWFGKDIRDGIPLAIENYHLLHRLWREDVVDWEGKFRTPLQSFTSTPRPLDGVPPFVWHGSIRSPDIAEQAAYYGDGFFANNIFWPKEHFQRLIALYRQRYEHYGHGSADQAIVGLGGQVFMRKNSQDAVREFRPYFDNAPVYGHGPSLEEFTEQTPLTVGSPQEVIDKTLTFRESFGDYQRQLFLMDHAGLPLKTVLEQLDLLGEEVVPVLRKEFDARRPAQVPDAPTHASMVTARDAAVEAIR; encoded by the coding sequence GTGCAGTTCGGGATTTTCACGGTCGGTGATGTGACGACCGATCCGACCACCGGCCGGACGCCGAGTGAGCACGAGCGCATCACGGCGATGGTGACGATCGCGCGCAAGGCCGAGGAGGTCGGGCTGGACGTGTTCGCCACCGGCGAACACCACAACCCGCCGTTCGTGCCGTCGTCGCCGACGACGATGCTCGGCTACATCGCGGCGCGGACCGAGCGGCTGCAGCTGTCCACCGCGACGACGCTCATCACCACGAACGATCCGGTGAAGATCGCCGAGGACTTCGCGATGCTGCAGCATCTGGCCGAGGGCCGCGTCGACCTGATGCTCGGCCGCGGTAACACCGGACCGGTGTATCCCTGGTTCGGCAAGGACATTCGCGACGGGATCCCGCTGGCGATCGAGAACTACCACCTGCTGCACCGGCTCTGGCGGGAGGACGTGGTCGACTGGGAGGGTAAGTTCCGCACGCCGCTGCAGTCGTTCACCTCGACCCCGCGCCCACTGGACGGCGTGCCGCCTTTCGTCTGGCACGGCTCGATTCGCAGCCCTGATATCGCCGAGCAGGCGGCCTACTACGGCGATGGGTTCTTCGCAAATAACATCTTCTGGCCGAAGGAACACTTCCAACGGCTGATCGCGCTGTACCGGCAGCGGTATGAACACTACGGACACGGCTCGGCCGACCAGGCCATCGTCGGCCTGGGCGGACAGGTGTTCATGCGCAAGAACTCCCAGGACGCGGTCCGCGAGTTCCGCCCCTACTTCGACAACGCGCCGGTGTACGGACACGGACCTTCGCTGGAGGAGTTCACCGAGCAGACACCGCTGACCGTGGGCAGCCCGCAGGAAGTCATCGACAAGACGCTCACCTTCCGCGAGTCGTTCGGCGACTACCAGCGCCAGCTGTTCTTGATGGACCACGCGGGCCTTCCGCTGAAAACGGTACTGGAGCAACTGGATCTACTCGGCGAGGAAGTAGTCCCGGTGCTGCGTAAGGAATTCGACGCGCGGCGACCGGCCCAGGTACCGGACGCGCCGACGCACGCGTCCATGGTTACCGCGCGCGACGCCGCGGTGGAGGCAATCCGATGA
- a CDS encoding cutinase family protein, whose product MRSKLMWAAIGIAAMTLPCVSPGIGPAAADSGCPSTYVVAIPGTWETTDQPDGDRPGPGMLAAVTNGLPATVRVDYVSYAATAFPWESEVYGASKREAVDSARGMIAAMAHQCDAARIALIGYSQGADAAGDLAAEIGTGLGVVPPHRIAAVGLISDPRRSPADAMVGPPVHGAGAGGPRIGGFGFVSPQTRTICAIGDLYCATAADDFVTRFAGFLAQTSHPELANIWRYQLEMGAIIGDLMTNGGITLLQNQLSESANQERARLFDEFYRSQAHTRYGSYPVGGGKTALSWMHDWLSSVA is encoded by the coding sequence ATGCGATCGAAGTTGATGTGGGCGGCCATCGGAATCGCGGCGATGACGCTGCCCTGTGTCAGCCCGGGAATCGGGCCCGCCGCCGCCGACTCGGGGTGCCCGAGCACCTACGTGGTGGCGATCCCGGGGACATGGGAGACCACCGATCAGCCGGACGGCGACAGGCCGGGGCCCGGGATGCTCGCGGCGGTCACCAACGGACTGCCCGCCACGGTGCGCGTCGACTACGTCAGCTATGCCGCGACGGCATTCCCGTGGGAGAGCGAGGTCTACGGAGCTTCCAAGCGCGAGGCCGTGGACAGCGCGCGCGGCATGATCGCGGCGATGGCCCACCAGTGCGACGCGGCCAGGATCGCGCTGATCGGGTACAGCCAGGGCGCGGACGCCGCAGGTGATCTCGCCGCGGAGATCGGCACCGGCCTCGGCGTCGTGCCGCCGCACCGGATCGCCGCGGTCGGTCTCATCTCCGACCCGCGCCGCTCACCCGCCGACGCGATGGTCGGACCCCCGGTCCACGGCGCGGGCGCGGGTGGTCCCCGGATCGGCGGGTTCGGCTTCGTCAGCCCACAGACCCGCACCATCTGCGCGATCGGGGACCTCTACTGCGCCACCGCCGCGGACGATTTCGTGACCCGCTTCGCAGGCTTTCTGGCCCAGACCTCCCATCCCGAATTGGCCAACATCTGGCGCTACCAGCTCGAAATGGGCGCGATCATCGGCGATCTCATGACCAACGGCGGGATCACGCTGCTGCAGAACCAGCTCTCGGAGTCGGCCAACCAGGAACGGGCTCGTCTGTTCGACGAGTTCTACCGCTCCCAGGCGCACACCCGTTATGGCAGTTATCCGGTCGGCGGCGGAAAGACCGCGCTGTCCTGGATGCACGACTGGCTGAGCTCGGTGGCCTGA
- a CDS encoding N-acetyltransferase, which yields MTIDNVEIVRNRISDVVVRVADTRRGRRDFVGLPWRIHDADPVWRPPLRRGVADGMRAASNPFHAEADITHFVAYRGGNEPVGRVAVTIDREYVHRYGDYGFFGFFESVDDVEVADALLTTAQHWAGARGASVLTGPYSYSPRHEMGLLVDGFDQPPTVMQPHNPPYYAALLEECGFRRRFDTTTYRWSRETDTERAERLVARARKVLASGRIRVRTPDMRRYDEELELLRRIYNDSFHDHPEHVPISAPVFGRIAADLKPVLDPELIRIVEIDGTACGFSMLVPDLNGVVPRSGRLTLPLLARLLCKRDHRIRGVDTAVVVMIGVAREQMGLGAGRVVAGEIANAVLSGRYRQVTTTWIHEHNHWSKALVAQMKSPPSRRYRVYEKAIE from the coding sequence ATGACCATCGACAACGTCGAGATTGTTCGGAACCGGATTTCGGATGTGGTGGTCCGCGTCGCCGATACCCGGCGCGGCAGGCGTGATTTCGTGGGTCTGCCCTGGCGGATCCACGACGCTGATCCGGTGTGGCGGCCACCGCTGCGCCGTGGCGTGGCCGACGGGATGCGTGCCGCGTCGAATCCGTTCCACGCCGAGGCCGATATCACGCATTTTGTCGCCTATCGGGGCGGGAATGAGCCGGTGGGCCGGGTGGCGGTGACGATCGATCGCGAATATGTGCACCGCTACGGCGATTACGGCTTCTTCGGCTTCTTCGAAAGCGTCGACGACGTCGAGGTTGCCGACGCGCTCCTGACGACCGCGCAGCACTGGGCGGGTGCGCGGGGTGCGTCCGTGCTGACCGGGCCATACAGTTACTCGCCTCGGCACGAAATGGGTTTGCTGGTTGATGGTTTCGATCAACCGCCGACAGTGATGCAACCGCACAATCCGCCCTACTATGCCGCGTTGCTGGAAGAGTGCGGATTCCGTCGGCGGTTCGACACCACGACCTACCGCTGGTCGCGCGAGACGGACACCGAGCGTGCGGAAAGGCTCGTCGCGCGTGCCAGGAAGGTGCTGGCGTCGGGGCGCATTCGGGTCCGGACTCCGGATATGCGGCGCTACGACGAGGAACTCGAGCTGCTGCGGCGGATCTACAACGATTCCTTTCACGATCATCCCGAGCACGTGCCGATCAGTGCGCCGGTGTTCGGCCGGATCGCCGCCGATTTGAAGCCGGTACTGGATCCGGAGCTGATCCGCATCGTGGAGATCGATGGAACGGCATGCGGGTTCTCGATGCTGGTCCCGGATCTCAACGGGGTGGTGCCGCGGTCGGGCCGGCTCACCCTGCCGTTGCTGGCGCGGCTGCTGTGCAAGAGGGATCACAGGATTCGCGGTGTCGACACCGCGGTTGTCGTGATGATCGGGGTTGCGCGAGAGCAGATGGGCTTGGGAGCCGGCCGGGTCGTCGCCGGTGAGATCGCGAACGCCGTGCTGTCGGGGCGTTACCGCCAGGTCACCACGACCTGGATCCATGAGCACAACCACTGGTCGAAAGCGCTGGTGGCACAGATGAAATCACCGCCATCGCGTCGGTATCGCGTGTACGAGAAGGCGATCGAATGA
- a CDS encoding crotonase/enoyl-CoA hydratase family protein, protein MTDSGIQADDGPGAWYRNWTETPDSPWTGRPEPQSDREYRTLTYERDGRIARITFNRPEKGNAITPDTPHDLAHAVERADLDPRVHVILLSGRGKGFCGGYDLSMFAEQSFVVRGGPDDVAGTVVDPTVQGRNHNPAQTWDPMIDYAMMSRFNRGFASLLQANKPTVAKLHGFAVAGGSDIALFADQIICADDTKIGYPPTRVWGIPAAGMWAHRLGDQRAKRLLFTGDCITGKQAAEWGLAVESCPAAELDQCTEEFVARIARMPINQLMMAKLALNSALYAQGVANSGMISTVFDGVSRHTREGYAFQSRAATAGFREAVRERDEPFGDHKRGPFDR, encoded by the coding sequence ATGACAGACAGTGGCATCCAGGCCGATGATGGGCCGGGCGCGTGGTACCGGAACTGGACCGAAACTCCCGACTCGCCCTGGACGGGCCGTCCGGAGCCGCAGAGCGATCGGGAGTATCGGACGCTGACCTACGAGCGGGACGGCCGCATCGCGCGGATCACCTTCAACCGCCCGGAGAAGGGCAATGCGATCACGCCGGACACTCCGCACGACCTGGCGCACGCCGTCGAGCGTGCGGATCTGGATCCCCGGGTGCACGTGATCCTGCTGTCCGGGCGCGGCAAGGGATTCTGCGGCGGGTATGACCTGAGCATGTTCGCCGAGCAGAGCTTCGTGGTGCGCGGCGGTCCCGACGATGTGGCGGGGACCGTCGTCGATCCGACGGTGCAGGGCCGCAACCACAATCCGGCGCAGACCTGGGACCCGATGATCGACTACGCGATGATGAGTCGCTTCAACCGCGGCTTCGCGAGCCTGTTGCAGGCGAACAAGCCGACGGTGGCCAAGCTGCACGGCTTCGCCGTCGCAGGCGGCAGCGACATCGCCCTGTTCGCCGACCAGATCATCTGTGCCGACGACACGAAGATCGGCTACCCGCCCACCCGCGTCTGGGGCATCCCCGCGGCGGGCATGTGGGCGCACCGGCTCGGCGACCAGCGCGCCAAACGCCTGTTGTTCACGGGCGACTGCATCACGGGGAAGCAGGCAGCCGAATGGGGACTGGCAGTCGAGTCGTGTCCCGCCGCCGAGCTCGACCAGTGCACCGAGGAATTCGTCGCGCGAATCGCCCGCATGCCGATCAACCAGTTGATGATGGCCAAGCTGGCGCTCAACTCGGCGCTGTACGCGCAGGGCGTCGCGAACTCCGGCATGATCAGCACTGTGTTCGACGGCGTCTCCCGGCACACCAGGGAGGGCTACGCCTTTCAATCACGTGCTGCCACAGCCGGTTTCCGTGAAGCGGTGCGGGAACGCGATGAACCCTTCGGTGATCACAAGCGCGGCCCGTTCGACCGGTAG
- a CDS encoding Rv3235 family protein: MAGYRDWLSPAPNPEPPLESRRRAEVERAAGNPAARALPCRTRPHAAEPGRVGAGVRHAMRKGHSGDTRIDHENYSAARHFAEAAVRVALEVLDRRRSVAQLAAVADPTVIAAVRTLIGADLVPGRSLGVAVPIRVSVTLVDAKTAEVYAGYARGRRHFALAARIARTRSAGWRLTALRIR, from the coding sequence ATGGCTGGATATCGCGATTGGCTGTCGCCTGCTCCGAATCCGGAACCGCCGTTGGAAAGTCGTCGCCGCGCCGAGGTTGAGCGGGCGGCAGGGAATCCGGCGGCGCGCGCATTACCGTGCCGGACCCGCCCGCACGCCGCCGAGCCGGGACGGGTGGGTGCGGGTGTGCGGCACGCGATGCGGAAGGGACATTCGGGCGACACTCGGATCGACCACGAAAACTACTCGGCAGCACGACATTTCGCTGAGGCTGCGGTGCGGGTCGCGTTGGAGGTGCTCGACCGCAGAAGATCGGTGGCGCAGCTGGCCGCGGTCGCCGACCCGACGGTGATCGCCGCGGTGCGCACCTTGATTGGTGCCGATCTCGTGCCGGGCCGCTCGCTCGGCGTCGCGGTGCCGATCCGGGTGAGCGTGACGCTGGTGGACGCCAAGACCGCCGAGGTCTACGCCGGATATGCCCGCGGCAGGCGGCATTTCGCGCTGGCGGCGCGTATCGCACGCACCCGATCCGCGGGGTGGCGGCTGACAGCATTGCGGATCAGGTGA
- a CDS encoding dioxygenase family protein produces the protein MTGTSSERMPVLYLSHGAPPLADHARWPAELAAWSRDLPRPTAILMISAHWEAAPIALGATTTVPLVYDFWGFPERYYQVRYAAPGAQELAEKVRNLLRGPGVTVADVPDRGLDHGAYVPLKEMYPAADVPVLQLSMPTLDPRALMDIGRRLAPLRDEGVLIVGSGFFTHNLRAMTTDDEHVHAYTVEFDEWGREALAARDLDAVLDFEHKAPAAGLAHPRTDHFAPLFVSLGAGENDLDSLRTVIDGYWFGMARRSIQLG, from the coding sequence ATGACCGGCACGAGTTCCGAACGAATGCCGGTGCTGTACCTCTCGCACGGGGCCCCGCCGCTGGCCGACCATGCGCGCTGGCCCGCCGAATTGGCCGCGTGGTCGCGCGATCTTCCGCGACCCACCGCGATCCTGATGATCTCCGCGCACTGGGAGGCCGCGCCGATCGCGCTCGGCGCTACCACCACCGTGCCGCTGGTTTACGACTTCTGGGGCTTCCCCGAGCGCTACTACCAGGTGCGCTACGCCGCACCGGGCGCGCAGGAGCTGGCCGAGAAGGTGCGGAACCTGTTGCGCGGCCCCGGGGTCACCGTGGCCGACGTCCCGGACCGTGGGCTCGACCACGGCGCCTATGTGCCGCTGAAGGAAATGTATCCGGCGGCCGACGTGCCCGTGCTGCAACTGTCGATGCCGACGTTGGACCCGCGGGCGCTGATGGACATCGGTCGCAGGCTGGCTCCGCTGCGCGACGAGGGTGTCCTGATCGTCGGCAGCGGATTCTTCACCCACAACCTGCGCGCCATGACGACCGACGACGAGCACGTCCACGCATACACCGTGGAATTCGACGAGTGGGGCCGCGAAGCGCTGGCCGCCCGCGACCTGGACGCGGTGCTCGACTTCGAGCACAAGGCGCCCGCGGCGGGCCTCGCCCATCCGCGCACCGATCACTTCGCACCGCTGTTCGTCTCACTCGGTGCCGGCGAGAACGACCTCGACTCGCTGCGCACCGTCATCGACGGTTACTGGTTCGGCATGGCCCGCCGATCCATTCAACTCGGCTGA
- a CDS encoding NAD-dependent epimerase/dehydratase family protein, translating into MNEVTLVTGATGCLGAALTRALLDDGETVAALVEPGGAVISVPRLEIRYGDVTDPGSLAAAMKGVGRVYHLAGVVVPLDSMADRMWQVNTLGSYNVARAAVGAGVQRLVHVSSIAAIGYPPDGVVADEMFDVRDSVTDNAYATTKRSAERLVLDLAAADGLDTVVVNPSAVFAPGGDPRWAWSRMAGAARRGLLRAMPIGGTAVCAVRDFVDGTRKAMRQGQTGRRYILNTANLTYREIGERLLTAVGRPGSVRTLPSRALRPVARFNAGFARLSRDPMRSALLVPENVELLTRQLYYDQGRAVSELGMTQTPLDAMFRDLIGPAPAGGVR; encoded by the coding sequence ATGAACGAAGTGACACTGGTGACGGGGGCGACCGGATGCCTGGGCGCCGCCCTCACGCGAGCTCTCCTCGACGACGGCGAGACGGTCGCCGCGCTCGTCGAACCCGGCGGCGCGGTCATATCGGTGCCGCGGCTCGAGATCCGCTACGGCGACGTCACCGATCCCGGCAGCCTCGCCGCGGCGATGAAGGGCGTCGGCCGGGTCTATCACCTGGCCGGGGTGGTGGTTCCGCTGGACAGCATGGCCGACCGGATGTGGCAGGTGAACACGCTCGGTTCCTACAACGTGGCCCGCGCCGCCGTCGGCGCGGGCGTACAGCGGCTGGTCCATGTGTCGTCCATCGCCGCCATCGGGTACCCGCCCGACGGTGTAGTCGCCGACGAAATGTTCGATGTGCGGGATTCGGTGACCGACAACGCCTATGCGACCACCAAGCGGTCGGCCGAGCGACTGGTGCTCGATCTCGCTGCCGCCGACGGTCTCGATACGGTCGTCGTCAATCCCTCGGCTGTGTTCGCACCGGGTGGCGATCCGCGCTGGGCGTGGTCCCGGATGGCGGGCGCCGCTCGGCGTGGGCTGCTGCGGGCGATGCCGATCGGCGGCACCGCGGTCTGCGCCGTACGCGATTTCGTGGACGGCACGCGAAAGGCTATGCGGCAGGGGCAGACCGGTCGACGGTACATCCTCAATACCGCGAATCTGACCTACCGTGAGATCGGTGAGCGGCTGCTGACCGCGGTCGGGAGACCTGGCTCGGTGCGCACGCTGCCCAGTCGAGCGTTGCGACCGGTCGCGCGGTTCAACGCCGGTTTCGCCCGGCTGTCTCGCGATCCGATGCGGTCGGCACTGCTGGTGCCCGAGAACGTGGAGTTGCTGACCAGGCAGTTGTACTACGACCAGGGGCGTGCGGTATCCGAGCTGGGCATGACCCAGACACCGCTCGATGCGATGTTCCGTGATCTGATCGGTCCCGCACCGGCCGGAGGTGTGCGGTGA
- a CDS encoding MarR family winged helix-turn-helix transcriptional regulator has product MDPQWLNAREMEVWQNFLAAGALVAREVERHLRQEGLSHTQYEVLVRLADAPEGRLRMTELADALYTSKSGLSYQVTQLEKAGLLVREACPTDVRGVIAVLTDAGRDRLARIAPGHVATVRRVLVDVLTPAQQDAVADGLGEVGRRLTPL; this is encoded by the coding sequence ATGGATCCGCAGTGGTTGAACGCGCGCGAGATGGAGGTCTGGCAGAACTTCCTCGCGGCGGGAGCGCTCGTCGCTCGCGAGGTCGAACGCCATCTCAGGCAGGAGGGGCTGTCGCACACGCAGTATGAAGTCCTGGTCCGGCTCGCGGACGCGCCGGAAGGCCGCCTGCGGATGACCGAACTGGCCGACGCGCTCTACACCTCGAAGAGCGGTCTGAGCTATCAGGTGACGCAGCTGGAGAAGGCTGGACTGCTGGTGCGCGAGGCATGCCCGACAGACGTGCGCGGCGTCATCGCCGTCCTCACCGATGCGGGCCGGGATCGTCTGGCGCGGATCGCTCCCGGCCACGTTGCCACGGTTCGCCGGGTCCTGGTCGACGTGCTCACGCCCGCCCAGCAGGACGCCGTCGCGGACGGGCTCGGCGAGGTCGGCCGACGGCTGACCCCCTTGTGA